In Rutidosis leptorrhynchoides isolate AG116_Rl617_1_P2 chromosome 2, CSIRO_AGI_Rlap_v1, whole genome shotgun sequence, one genomic interval encodes:
- the LOC139892443 gene encoding small ribosomal subunit protein eS7 yields MYTSMKKIQKEKDVEPTEFEQSVAQALFDLENTHQELKSDLKDLFINSANQIEVSGNRKAVVIHVPYRLRKGFRKIHTKLVRELEKKFSGKDVVIIATRRIVRPPKKGSAAQRPRSRTLTAVHDAMLEDVVHPAEIVGKRVRYRLDGSKIIKIYLDPKARNDTEYKLETFSGVYRKLSGKDVVFEYPMTEA; encoded by the exons ATGTATACCTCAATGAAGAAGATCCAAAAGGAAAAGGATGTCGAACCGACCGAGTTTGAGCAGAGTGTTGCTCAG GCGTTGTTTGACTTGGAGAACACGCACCAGGAGCTCAAGAGTGACTTGAAGGACTTGTTTATCAACTCTGCAAA TCAAATTGAAGTCTCTGGAAACCGAAAGGCGGTTGTGATTCatgttccttatagattaaggaagggGTTCCGCAAGATTCATACTAAGCTTGTTAGAGAGCTTGAGAAGAAGTTcagtggaaag GATGTTGTGATCATTGCCACCAGACGGATAGTTAGGCCACCAAAGAAAGGTTCTGCAGCCCAGAGGCCACGATCACGCACACTAACAGCTGTGCATGATGCCATGCTGGAGGATGTTGTGCACCCTGCTGAGATTGTGGGAAAACGTGTCCGATACAGACTCGATGGCTCCAAAATAATCAAA atctacttggACCCAAAGGCTCGTAATGATACTGAATACAAGCTAGAGACATTCAGCGGAGTTTACAGGAAGCTTTCTGGTAAAGATGTTGTCTTCGAGTACCCAATGACAGAAGCTTAA